In Fusarium oxysporum Fo47 chromosome XII, complete sequence, one DNA window encodes the following:
- a CDS encoding uncharacterized protein (expressed protein), producing MAVSTQFGHLDILINNAGRGESSAATIRDQYREIFEVNVFGVAAVTDAFLPLIQASSYTDRRIVNVSSGVGLITMANEEGFEYNAQAYYVPDYRSSKAAVNMITVAQSVNFAKHDIAVVAAAPGMCRTRFTGGYGAKDPREGAAAIVRAATEGDPKKLTGTFVADEPHTGW from the coding sequence ATGGCTGTGTCAACTCAGTTCGGCCATCTGGACATTCTGATAAACAATGCGGGGCGGGGCGAATCTTCTGCCGCCACCATTCGCGACCAGTATCGAGAGATTTTCGAGGTCAATGTCTTCGGCGTCGCAGCCGTGACGGATGCGTTTCTGCCGCTTATACAGGCTTCGTCTTACACAGATCGCAGAATTGTGAACGTCTCATCTGGCGTCGGACTGATCACGATGGCAAACGAGGAAGGGTTTGAATATAATGCTCAAGCATACTACGTACCTGACTACCGAAGCAGCAAGGCCGCAGTCAACATGATAACTGTGGCCCAGTCTGTGAATTTCGCCAAACACGACATCGCTGTCGTTGCGGCCGCCCCTGGCATGTGCCGCACAAGGTTCACCGGTGGGTACGGCGCGAAGGACCCGAGGGAGGGTGCCGCGGCCATCGTACGAGCCGCCACGGAGGGTGACCCCAAGAAACTCACTGGCACCtttgttgctgatgagcCTCATACGGGCTGGTAA
- a CDS encoding heterokaryon incompatibility protein-domain-containing protein translates to MSEVHRPQSGVYQSYSPLPEGKWTRILILDPGARDDPIECSLHVAKLDTEVYDAISYVWGNGAERRSIQCQGHQVDVTTNLFEALRQIRHPREPKHLWADALCINQSDLVEKSFHVNMMGDIYAHAQQVVVCLGDDGQNGEVASVAFSVIQDYNRIAAKYLSDDVLNSREWWKPDDGYGPVTATRLQNVLPLFKHPWFERVWVLQEVGLAKNVVFAYGSSMMDFAEVMDFVQAWAQTGNSFPGVYFRSGHISNLFTYIWSSYVKDVEDAWFRSSRILKVLFQQSLKRSKLEFLDVLFRARHIQKATDLRDFVYAFLGHPRARSDDGELLVKADYSRNLSQLRLQLFSGLSPHSLRFLGLVSHRLLEELASGPSWCPQLDVSRAWAINGRYEACPGEDPTSEGWLSPRVDGSSLKLCLYLIDTVDFCGEVAARERSNSNQATISTEESGHRIAESMLVQRPSLAETYWSVLEESEKCHGLTYQDKVLAFASTLLHTKEDEDALSIAHSFAQFCQDYCPSIHSYLRDHNWLERWGTGGSPKHYIPFRQRAANSIQGERFFTSAKGYW, encoded by the exons ATGTCGGAAGTTCATAGACCCCAATCCGGGGTCTACCAGTCATACTCTCCATTGCCAGAAGGGAAATGGACTCGCATTCTCATCCTAGACCCAGGAGCTAGAGACGATCCCATAGAATGTTCTCTCCacgttgccaaacttgaCACTGAAG TCTACGATGCGATATCATACGTCTGGGGTAACGGTGCAGAACGCCGCTCTATTCAGtgtcaaggtcatcaagtCGACGTCACCACCAACCTCTTCGAAGCTCTGCGCCAGATCAGACACCCCCGTGAGCCAAAACACCTATGGGCCGACGCCCTATGTATCAATCAGTCAGACCTGGTAGAGAAGAGCTTCCACGTCAACATGATGGGCGATATATACGCTCATGCCCAGCAAGTCGTGGTTTGTCTTGGCGACGACGGCCAGAACGGCGAAGTCGCAAGTGTCGCTTTCAGCGTCATACAAGATTACAATCGCATTGCCGCCAAGTACCTATCCGATGACGTCCTCAACAGCAGAGAGTGGTGGAAACCAGACGATGGTTACGGTCCTGTCACTGCTACGCGGCTTCAGAACGTTCTACCATTATTCAAGCATCCCTGGTTTGAGCGGGTTTGGGTTCTTCAGGAGGTTGGGCTTGCGAAGAACGTGGTGTTTGCCTACGGCTCGTCAATGATGGACTTTGCTGAAGTCATGGACTTCGTGCAGGCATGGGCCCAGACCGGCAACTCTTTTCCAGGTGTCTATTTCAGGTCAGGCCATATCTCGAACCTCTTCACATACATTTGGTCCTCATACGTCAAGGATGTCGAAGATGCCTGGTTCAGATCTTCCCGCATACTCAAAGTCCTGTTCCAGCAGTCACTGAAACGTTCAAAACTTGAGTTTCTAGATGTGCTCTTCAGGGCGAGACATATTCAAAAGGCTACAGACCTCAGGGACTTCGTTTACGCATTCCTCGGGCACCCTCGTGCAAGGTCGGACGACGGCGAGCTCTTGGTCAAGGCAGACTACTCAAGAAATCTGTCGCAACTGCGGCTCCAGTTGTTTTCCGGGCTGAGTCCCCATTCATTGCGATTTCTTGGCCTGGTATCTCACCGTCTCCTTGAGGAACTCGCGAGTGGGCCGTCGTGGTGCCCCCAATTAGACGTCAGTCGAGCTTGGGCTATCAATGGCAGATATGAGGCGTGCCCGGGGGAGGACCCGACCTCAGAAGGCTGGCTATCCCCCCGAGTTGATGGGTCGAGCCTTAAGCTCTGTCTGTATCTTATAGACACTGTCGATTTCTGCGGAGAGGTCGCCGCAAGGGAGCGAAGTAACAGTAATCAGGCCACGATCAGTACTGAGGAGTCTGGCCACCGCATCGCAGAATCAATGCTCGTTCAACGCCCTAGTCTTGCAGAAACATACTGGTCGGTCTTGGAGGAATCAGAGAAATGCCATGGTCTGACTTATCAAGACAAAGTGCTTGCTTTTGCGAGTACCCTTTTACACAcgaaggaggatgaggatgctTTATCTATTGCTCACAGTTTTGCACAATTCTGCCAAGATTACTGTCCGTCCATACATTCCTATCTCCGTGATCACAACTGGCTGGAGCGATGGGGCACGGGAGGATCGCCGAAGCATTATATACCGTTCCGACAGCGAGCGGCAAACAGCATTCAAGGGGAGAGATTCTTCACCTCGGCCAAAGGCTATTGGTAA
- a CDS encoding lysophospholipase catalytic domain-containing protein, translated as MLSTSEFWVGGEIRLLLISCLNQFQAQMQDWMMMIPCGRLIQLAILLAFSTAIHCGFPEGGLFPILEPRAAPDAPDGYTPTRVPCPKTRPAIRQAKTLSTEETSWLELRDNSTFPALEEFLTRANLGGIDIAAYLNGIVSNGTTLPRIGIAISGGGYRAMINGAGAIAAFDNRTTGSTSEGQLGGILQATTYLSGLSGGSWVVGSLYVQNFTTVESIIYGSNAFLGSLWQIDDSIIEGPNDLSVTRYYRELYQDVQGKVEAGYNKSLTDYWGRSLSYQLVNASDGGPAYTFSSIANDTEFAAARAPMPLIVAIERTTGQLQIASNSTIMEFNPWEMGSFDPELAAFAPLKYVGSAFQNGTIGRNGDCVAGVDNAGFVMGTSASLFNQAFLQIQKADNVPEFLLKAINNTLADIGDENRDIANWPNPFYKYNPKNNSNADSTILTLVDGGEDLQNVPFHPLLVSERQVDVIFAIDGSADTKTHWPNGTSLVATYERSKAGVSTQNNEFPKVPDQNTFINLGLNKQPTFFGCDTDSGNSSGPLIVYLPNAPYSYESNFTTFDLEYSDSERNQILRNGYNVATMGNGTVDSDWLACVGCAVLARSLVRTGTAVPSKCVDCFQRYCWNGTTNSTVPNTYEPDLMISDAVRRSVPWLIAVGVTLLVNFLFISL; from the exons ATGCTTTCAACATCAGAGTTTTGGGTGGGCGGGGAAATCAGGCTGTTGTTGATTTCGTGTTTG AACCAGTTTCAGGCTCAGATGCAGGATTGGATGATG ATGATACCATGCGGTCGCTTGATCCAGTTGGCAATTTTGCTGGCGTTTTCCACGG CAATACACTGCGGCTTCCCTGAAGGCGGACTTTTCCCAATTCTTGAGCCAAGAGCAGCACCGGATGCCCCTGATGGATATACCCCAACTCGTGTCCCATGCCCCAAGACACGGCCCGCAATTCGGCAGGCAAAGACATTGTCGACTGAAGaaacatcatggctggagCTTCGCGATAATAGCACTTTTCCAGCGTTAGAAGAATTTCTTACCCGTGCAAATCTCGGAGGCATCGACATTGCAGCATACTTGAACGGCATTGTGAGCAATGGCACGACGTTGCCACGAATTGGCATTGCTATCTCCGGTGGAGGTTATCGAGCCATGATAAACGGTGCTGGTGCCATCGCTGCATTTGACAACCGAACCACAGGGTCGACAAGTGAAGGCCAATTGGGCGGTATTCTCCAAGCTACAACCTACCTCAGCGGTCTGTCTGGAGGCAGCTGGGTGGTTGGAAGTCTGTACGTACAGAACTTCACGACAGTGGAATCTATCATTTATGGTTCCAATGCTTTCCTAGGTTCCCTTTGGCAAATTGATGATTCAATCATCGAAG GCCCAAATGATCTGTCTGTAACGCGATACTACCGCGAGCTATACCAAGATGTCCAAGGTAAAGTGGAGGCAGGTTACAACAAGTCCCTAACCGACTATTGGGGAAGGTCCTTATCTTATCAACTTGTCAATGCGAGCGATGGAGGTCCAG CATATACCTTCTCATCGATTGCAAATGATACCGAGTTCGCAGCTGCGAGGGCGCCTATGCCTCTTATAGTTGCAATAGAAAGAACAACGGGACAGCTTCAAATAGCAAGCAATTCCACCATCATGGAGTTCAATCCGTGGGAAATGGGATCTTTTGACCCAGAGCTTGCCGCATTTGCACCTCTGAAGTATGTTGGCTCTGCCTTCCAGAACGGTACAATCGGACGCAATGGAGACTGTGTCGCTGGGGTCGACAACGCTGGTTTCGTTATGGGCACCTCAGCGTCGCTTTTCAACCAGGCATTCCTGCAGATCCAAAAGGCCGACAATGTTCCAGAGTTCCTACTTAAggctataaataatactcTGGCGGATATTGGCGACGAGAACAGGGATATTGCTAACTGGCCAAACCCGTTCTACAAGTATAATCCTAAGAACAACTCGAACGCAGACAGCACCATCCTTACCCTTGTCGACGGCGGTGAGGATTTACAGAATGTTCCCTTCCATCCATTGCTCGTATCTGAGCGACAAGTCGATGTCATCTTCGCTATCGACGGCTCGGCTGATACCAAGACACATTGGCCGAACGGCACATCTCTGGTAGCCACATATGAGAGATCTAAAGCAGGCGTCTCAACTCAAAACAACGAGTTTCCAAAGGTCCCAGACCAAAACACTTTCATTAATCTCGGTCTGAATAAGCAGCCGACCTTTTTTGGTTGTGACACAGACTCTGGTAACTCGTCAGGGCCACTGATTGTCTACCTTCCCAACGCGCCATATTCATATGAGTCTAATTTCACGACTTTCGACCTTGAATACAGCGACAGTGAGAGAAATCAGATTCTTCGCAACGGTTATAATGTTGCAACGATGGGTAATGGCACAGTGGACTCAGATTGGCTTGCCTGCGTAGGTTGCGCGGTGTTGGCTCGTAGCCTAGTTCGTACAGGCACAGCTGTACCATCCAAATGCGTAGACTGTTTTCAGAGATACTGTTGGAACGGCACGACGAACTCGACAGTTCCCAACACCTACGAGCCAGACTTGATGATTTCGGATGCTGTTAGGCGTTCGGTGCCCTGGTTGATAGCGGTTGGAGTTACTTTACTAGTCAATTTCCTGTTCATTTCTTTGTAA
- a CDS encoding glycosyl hydrolase produces MATLDSPILVQLSSKRHVYETIVYGASYNTPSTTSHDDVLHGQDPFATAKASDCTATSTPGSQNENAHHRWRPRYHLMPPTGWLNDPCAPGYDPVHDAYHVGFQWNPKKPEWGDISWGSALSKDLVSWEVSGCPSIQPSKKHDGEAGVFTGCWSPVPSAPDRSTAFYTSARALPIHHTIPYNWGSEAICIATSNDAGRTWQRGHAPTILKGPPRHLQVTGWRDPYVAKWPSLSRFLGDRSDQALFGIVSGGIRGIGPAIFLYSLEQYDLAAWNFLSVLTIATTSQREHLSQWEPDYGANWEVVNFLSLPDPDDQAISHEVLIIGVEGRKQFTVKTSGRHRHSEFRRDHGQMWVSGSLTKTSAGMQMQFRSGGALDYGAIYAVNSFHDPRSNQPVAFGWIVEEDLSAELKGTQGWAGLLSVPRVVRLSRICHVVHALKSDLTSIKSCDVVPEGKPQQRLLFPTKSPQTYTITTLCAMPDPRLNKLRQSERLLGPITDHTLPEALGSLEFPLGCSCWELDVSFDIGNDVQSIGFAISHTKDSELRTVVSFSPDSETLKITRAKSTNMTDICVADEEAPHTLFSTLSPGTAAEAEPFPSQEPLRLNVFFDPFVVKKGERPWSGQLLECTAWELKTSCYEV; encoded by the exons ATGGCAACCCTCGATTCACCCATTCTTGTGCAGCTTTCATCCAAACGCCACGTCTATGAGACTATTGTCTATGGGGCTTCTTACAACACACCTTCGACGACATCCCATGATGATGTACTTCACGGCCAAGATCCCTTTGCCACCGCCAAAGCATCAGATTGCACTGCCACCTCGACCCCAGGAAGCCAGAACGAAAATGCCCATCATCGCTGGAGACCACGCTATCACCTCATGCCGCCAACTGGCTGGCTGAACGACCCTTGTGCACCAGGCTATGATCCCGTCCATGATGCTTATCACGTTGGGTTCCAGTGGAACCCCAAGAAACCAGAATGGGGCGATATTTCCTGGGGAAGCGCACTTTCAAAGGACCTGGTTTCCTGGGAGGTCAGTGGCTGTCCATCTATCCAACCGTCAAAGAAGCATGATGGAGAAGCAGGGGTATTCACAGGATGTTGGAGTCCAGTGCCCTCAGCACCCGATCGAAGCACTGCATTCTATACCTCAGCGCGGGCGCTTCCGATACACCATACAATTCCCTACAACTGGGGTTCTGAAGCAATCTGCATTGCCACGTCAAACGACGCTGGACGTACATGGCAGAGAGGGCATGCACCAACCATTCTGAAGGGCCCCCCTCGCCATCTGCAAGTCACAGGCTGGCGTGATCCATACGTTGCCAAGTGGCCTTCACTCAGCCGGTTTCTAGGAGACAGGTCAGATCAAGCGCTGTTTGGCATTGTTTCTGGAGGTATTCGCGGTATTGGCCCTGCAATATTTCTCTACTCTCTTGAACAGTACGATTTGGCGGCCTGGAACTTCCTCTCTGTGCTTACTATAGCAACAACCTCTCAAAGGGAACATCTTTCGCAATGGGAGCCCGACTATGGTGCAAACTGGGAAGTCGTCAACTTCCTTTCACTCCCTGACCCTGATGATCAAGCAATAAGTCATGAGGTACTAATAATTGGCGTTGAGGGGCGTAAGCAATTCACTGTCAAGACTTCTGGACGGCATCGCCATTCAGAGTTCAGAAGGGATCACGGCCAGATGTGGGTTTCGGGAAGCTTGACGAAGACATCAGCAGGGATGCAAATGCAATTCCGTTCTGGCGGTGCTCTGGACTACGGAGCCATCTATGCTGTCAACTCCTTTCACGATCCAAGATCCAACCAGCCAGTTGCGTTTGGCTGGATTGTTGAGGAAGATCTCTCTGCAGAGCTGAAGGGGACACAAGGATGGGCCGGACTGTTATCGGTCCCGAGAGTCGTCCGGCTGAGCAGGATATGCCATGTTGTCCATGCATTGAAGTCAGATTTGACATCTATTAAGTCATGTGACGTGGTTCCAGAAGGCAAGCCGCAGCAGAGGTTACTGTTCCCGACAAAGTCTCCTCAGACCTATACGATTACGACATTGTGTGCTATGCCAGACCCCAGACTCAATAAGCTTCGTCAAAGTGAGCGGCTCCTGGGTCCCATCACCGATCACACCCTGCCTGAGGCTCTGGGAAGCTTGGAATTCCCGCTCGGATGCTCCTGCTGGGAGCTCGATGTATCGTTCGATATTGGCAATGACGTACAGAGTATTGGCTTCGCGATAAGCCACACAAAAG ATTCAGAACTGCGTACCGTCGTCTCGTTTAGTCCTGACTCGGAGACGCTTAAAATCACGCGAGCCAAATCCACCAACATGACAGACATATGCGTGGCGGATGAAGAGGCACCACATACCCTCTTTTCAACCTTGTCTCCCGGAActgctgcagaagctgaGCCATTCCCCTCACAGGAGCCCTTGCGACTCAACGTATTCTTTGAT CCATTTGTGGTAAAGAAGGGTGAACGCCCGTGGTCGGGTCAGTTGCTTGAATGTACAGCTTGGGAGCTAAAGACTTCGTGTTATGAGGTTTAG
- a CDS encoding general substrate transporter — translation MTADVHHASPRTDSLANFFRSPKLVYSTFLMAMAFFTFGYDGAISGGILAMVPFVNQISHTRLPNGTPYLTSTDISIMTALPVTGCVLGLPLAAQFADKYGRKKMILVGCIFSAVGSAIQTAAFGLAEIVVGRWIANVAIWLFIVLGSTYMAEIAPENVRGAIVGTSIVLINTAAIVASGVNWSMSTEMSAMSFRLPLGLGILFPLILFVGLFFVDDSPTWYLTKSRDSDALRSLRSVRSGYPEAEILAEFAALKAQASIREDDSKVPWIDIFRGTNLRRSLLAMSIGNMQQLSGIAFATNYATIFLATVSGNVSPFLLTMVGAILAFAGAVTGIYLVDRVGRRTLALSTFTMVFCIDLVVGVLGFMDYTGNPSIAKAIASMCMLFSFFFAAGFGPLTYVVSAEIPTARLRNKTSSFSFLTLAAFSTVVIYVLPYISQPDAGNLGPKTYLVFAGWMAGCIIITYLYLPETKGRTPAELDAMFEARVPARKFKDYQCNLSMESYMNEEKIEAEIAHHEAKV, via the exons ATGACTGCCGACGTTCATCATGCATCGCCGCGAACTGATTCGTTGGCAAACTTCTTTCGGAGTCCAAAGTTGGTCTACTCCA CCTTCCTCATGGCCATGGCCTTCTTCACCTTTGGCTATGATGGTGCTATCAGCGGCGGCATCCTCGCCATGGTCCCTTTCGTCAACCAAATCTCTCACACCCGTCTCCCCAATGGCACTCCATACTTGACCTCAACCGAcatctccatcatgacaGCTCTCCCCGTCACTGGCTGTGTCCTCGGACTGCCCCTGGCAGCCCAGTTCGCCGATAAATATGGCCGCAAGAAAATGATACTTGTCGGCTGCATCTTTAGTGCTGTTGGAAGCGCCATCCAGACTGCTGCGTTTGGGCTGGCGGAGATAGTCGTCGGTCGTTGGATTGCGA ATGTTGCCATCTGGCTCTTCATTGTGCTTGGCTCAACCTACATGGCCGAGATTGCACCCGAAAACGTCCGTGGCGCCATCGTCGGAACATCCATCGTCCTCATTAACACAGCAGCCATCGTCGCAAGTGGCGTCAACTGGTCCATGAGCACTGAAATGTCCGCCATGTCATTCCGTCTCCCCCTTGGCCTCGGCATCCTCTTCcctctcatcctcttcgtTGGACTCTTCTTCGTTGATGATTCACCAACCTGGTACCTTACCAAGTCTCGTGACAGCGATGCCCTTAGGTCTCTTAGAAGCGTCCGCAGTGGCTACCCAGAGGCTGAGATTTTGGCTGAGTTCGCGGCTCTGAAGGCCCAAGCGTCTATTCGTGAGGATGACTCCAAGGTTCCGTGGATCGATATCTTCCGCGGAACAAATCTCCGTCGATCTCTCTTGGCCATGTCCATCGGAAACATGCAGCAACTCTCAGGTATTGCTTTCGCAACAAACTACGCtaccatcttcctcgccacAGTCAGCGGCAACGTGTCTCCTTTCCTTCTCACCATGGTCGGCGCCATCCTCGCTTTCGCCGGCGCAGTCACCGGAATCTACCTTGTCGACAGAGTCGGACGCCGAACCCTCGCCCTCAGCACCTTCACTATGGTCTTCTGTATTGACCTCGTCGTCGGGGTCCTTGGCTTCATGGACTATACAGGAAACCCCAGCATCGCCAAGGCCATTGCGAGTATGTGCATGCTCTTCTCGTTTTTTTTCGCAGCTGGATTCGGCCCTCTGACTTATGTCGTCTCTGCTGAAATACCAACTGCTCGTCTGCGCAACAAGACCAGCTCTTTCTCATTCTTGACTCTGGCTGCTTTCTCTACTGTTGTAATCTACGTGCTGCCATATATCTCGCAGCCCGATGC AGGTAACCTTGGTCCGAAGACGTACCTCGTCTTTGCTGGTTGGATGGCTGGGTGCATCATTATTACATACCTGTACCTTCCCGAGACCAAGGGAAGAACCCCTGCTGAGCTGGATGCCATGTTTGAAGCCCGTGTTCCTGCTCGCAAGTTCAAAG ACTATCAGTGCAATCTGTCTATGGAGAGCTACATgaatgaggagaagattgaagCCGAGATTGCCCACCACGAAGCTAAAGTTTAA
- a CDS encoding Alpha/Beta hydrolase protein: MAVSGYTLNHPELGSIIGFARGDDVVQFRGIPFASVLGRFRQSILRAGPLPSQPFDARQSGPECPQLVLPFPLYWTAPPPSGYPALEKPIQDEFNCLNLSITAPRKALESGQNVPVLVFIHGGAFMGGSQSIQLFGREVYDATNLVRASLAREQPLVVVTINYRVGLLGFLTSEKLAERSRAHGEAVGNYGLHDQRQALEWISRFIAGFGGASSRITIHGTSAGGASCHYQVNFPNRKFQSAILSSGTSVGIASRPMKWHQERFDYVLSQIPSLQADDSCLLDSLVDLPVDQLLPASPPSLYSPLVDGDWVPEAGLKPTLEKLGKAGETLPNLMIGATEYERDLTLMLLSDLSKPLPPPPRPEAEILPIAQEVLAGSAMTPQLNSGDSPFCVPEVAQAYNLSREKSCLDSFEDLAGLMADVAFRTPPMYSAAVIKKHQIAHDHAANAAHVLLYEIQATNPYKNWPLGYKRANHGINDIFLFNPAEDQVPAKHLENWVSTVGQIQAAWLDFCYGKMPWAPFQWLEDIDSLGGIYVFPDGGEGRLCKTLDEVDGTATATRWRALLKTSFECI; the protein is encoded by the exons ATGGCAGTATCAGGCTATACCCTCAACCACCCTGAGCTGGGTAGCATCATCGGCTTTGCCAGAGGCGATGATGTTGTTCAGTTTCGCGGTATCCCATTCGCGTCGGTTCTTGGTCGCTTCCGCCAAAGCATCTTGAGAGCCGGACCATTGCCTTCGCAGCCATTTGATGCTCGCCAATCAGG ACCTGAATGTCCCCAATTGGTCCTGCCCTTTCCTCTGTACTGGACGGCGCCACCTCCTAGTGGGTATCCTGCCCTAGAAAAGCCCATCCAAGATGAGTTCAACTGCCTGAACCTATCCATCACCGCACCACGCAAGGCTCTTGAATCAGGCCAGAACGTTCCAGTATTGGTCTTCATTCATGGCGGCGCTTTCATGGGCGGCAGTCAATCAATCCAGCTATTTGGACGCGAAGTCTACGATGCTACCAACCTAGTAAGGGCAAGTCTCGCTCGGGAACAGCCACTCGTGGTGGTCACCATCAATTACCGCGTGGGACTTCTTGGATTCCTCACTTCGGAAAAGCTGGCTGAGCGGAGTCGTGCTCATGGTGAGGCAGTTGGCAACTACGGACTTCATGACCAAAGACAGGCGCTGGAATGGATCTCTCGTTTCATCGCAGGGTTCGGAGGTGCATCCAGCCGAATCACCATTCATGGAACTAGCGCGGGTGGTGCCTCATGCCATTACCAGGTCAACTTCCCCAATCGCAAGTTCCAGAGCGCCATTCTGTCCAGTGGAACATCTGTCGGTATCGCGTCGCGGCCTATGAAATGGCATCAGGAGCGCTTCGACTATGTGCTATCTCAAATACCAAGCCTGCAAGCGGATGATTCGTGTCTACTTGATTCATTGGTGGATCTTCCTGTGGATCAGCTtttgccagcatcgccacCATCACTCTACAGCCCACTCGTTGATGGTGATTGGGTTCCTGAGGCAGGTCTCAAACCGACCCTGGAAAAGTTGGGCAAGGCTGGCGAAACCCTACCGAATCTAATGATTGGTGCAACGGAGTATGAGCGAGATCTAACATTGATGCTATTGTCTGATCTGTCAAAGCCTCTGCCGCCTCCGCCTCGACCAGAGGCAGAGATACTCCCCATTGCGCAGGAGGTACTCGCAGGTAGCGCCATGACTCCTCAATTGAACTCTGGCGACAGTCCTTTCTGTGTCCCTGAAGTTGCCCAAGCGTATAACCTGAGTCGAGAAAAGTCTTGCTTAGACTCTTTTGAGGACCTGGCAGGCCTGATGGCGGATGTGGCATTCCGTACTCCACCAATGTATTCGGCAGCGGTCATCAAGAAGCATCAGATTGCGCACGACCATGCCGCTAATGCGGCACATGTGCTTCTCTACGAGATTCAAGCTACAAACCCATACAAGAATTGGCCACTTGGCTATAAGAGAGCCAATCATGGTATTAATGACATTTTCCTCTTCAACCCAGCAGAAGACCAGGTTCCAGCCAAACACCTTGAGAACTGGGTGTCTACCGTGGGCCAGATTCAAGCTGCATGGCTCGACTTTTGTTATGGAAAAATGCCATGGGCCCCGTTCCAGTGGTTAGAGGATATTGACTCACTAGGGGGTATTTATGTGTTTCCAGATGGTGGGGAGGGCAGATTGTGCAAGACAttggatgaggttgatggcaCAGCTACAGCTACGCGATGGCGTGCACTTTTGAAGACTTCTTTTGAATGTATTTAG